The proteins below are encoded in one region of Hordeum vulgare subsp. vulgare chromosome 3H, MorexV3_pseudomolecules_assembly, whole genome shotgun sequence:
- the LOC123445467 gene encoding glucan endo-1,3-beta-glucosidase GIV-like, translating into MPGMRGSTPVLALALLVGVLIADVPAGVQSIGVCYGINGNNLPPPSDVVQFYKSLGITSMRVYSVQLQALDALRGSGISVILGTTNNDVAVLASSLSAAAAWVQANVKPYYRAAVDVRYISVGNELASDTAQGILAAMRNLNDALAAEGLGGAGAGIKVSTAVRLDVIANSFPPSAAVFAQPYMGDVARLLAATGAPLLANVYPYIAYRNSPRDIQLNYATFQPGATAVRDAGNGHVYTNLFDAMVDAMYAALEKAGAPGVRVVVSETGWPSAGGFAATPENARAYNQGMIDHVARGTPNRPGPIEAYVFAMFNENMKPGDETERNFGLFYPNKSPVYPMKFK; encoded by the exons ATGCCGGGGATGCGCGGCTCTACTCCGGTGCTTGCACTGGCGCTGCTCGTCGGAGTCCTCATCGCCGACGTCCCTGCAG GTGTGCAGTCCATTGGCGTGTGCTACGGCATCAACGGAAACAACCTCCCGCCGCCGAGCGACGTGGTGCAGTTCTACAAATCATTGGGGATCACCAGCATGCGCGTCTACTCCGTCCAGCTGCAGGCACTGGACGCGCTCCGCGGCTCCGGCATCAGCGTCATCCTCGGCACCACCAATAACGACGTGGCCGTCCTCGCCAGCAGcctgtccgccgccgccgcctgggtGCAGGCCAACGTCAAGCCCTATTACCGCGCCGCCGTGGACGTACGCTACATCTCCGTCGGCAACGAGCTCGCCAGCGACACCGCGCAGGGCATCCTGGCGGCCATGCGGAACCTCAACGACGCCCTGGCAGCCGAGGGCCtgggcggcgccggcgccggcatcAAGGTGTCCACGGCGGTGAGGCTCGACGTGATCGCCAACTCCTTCCCGCCCTCCGCCGCCGTGTTCGCGCAGCCCTACATGGGAGACGTGGCCCGGCTCCTGGCCGCCACCGGCGCGCCGCTGCTGGCCAACGTGTACCCCTACATCGCCTACCGCAACAGCCCGCGGGACATACAGCTGAACTACGCCACGTTCCAGCCGGGCGCGACAGCGGTGAGGGACGCCGGGAACGGCCATGTGTACACGAACCTCTTCGACGCCATGGTCGACGCCATGTACGCGGCGCTCGAGAAGGCAGGGGCGCCAGGCGTGAGGGTGGTGGTGTCCGAGACCGGGTGGCCGTCCGCCGGCGGGTTCGCGGCCACGCCGGAGAACGCGCGGGCATACAACCAGGGCATGATCGACCATGTGGCCCGCGGCACACCCAATAGGCCTGGCCCCATTGAGGCCTATGTGTTCGCCATGTTCAACGAGAACATGAAGCCCGGGGATGAG